The sequence GGCCCTCCGTGAAATTCCGGGGTCGTCCGGGATGAGCGGAATAGTTGATTTGAAGATGGGATTGATCTTATTCTGGCTGAACGGTAATTGAATTCGCAGCCCTCCATGAATCGACAGGTTGAGGGAATCCCCCAGTGTCTGCGTCCGAATCGCCTTCCGTACCGGAGGAAAAGCTGAAGCGCCGCGGGGTGATGATCACCCTGGCGATGGCGGCCGGGCTGGTGGCCAGCTACGGGACCGCAGCCTTCTACGGCCTCCGCTACCTGTTCGGCAGGCAGGCGCCCGCCCGGAAGATCAATGTGCTGGTCGCGGCGCTGACCGATGTGCCCGAGGGCGGCAGCCTCCTCCGGGAAGACCTCGCGGGCCGGAAATTTCTTCTCGTTCGCCGGGGGGCGAGCGTCCGTGCGTTTTCCACCACCTGCACCCATCTCGGCTGCCAGGTCCACTGGAAGCCGGAGAAGAAGATTTTCTTCTGCCCCTGCCACGACGGCGTGTTCGA comes from bacterium and encodes:
- a CDS encoding Rieske (2Fe-2S) protein — protein: MSASESPSVPEEKLKRRGVMITLAMAAGLVASYGTAAFYGLRYLFGRQAPARKINVLVAALTDVPEGGSLLREDLAGRKFLLVRRGASVRAFSTTCTHLGCQVHWKPEKKIFFCPCHDGVFDADGNPVSGPPPSPLAQSPVEIRGSSIFVSMPEA